The following is a genomic window from Micrococcus cohnii.
AAGCGAGGCCTCAGGCCACCGTGCGGTGTGAGCCCTACCATGACGGCATGGATTTCAGCGCATACGGGCGGTTGCTTGCCGACGGGAGGATCAGGAATCTGCTGCTCGTCGGGTTCATCGCCCGGTTCCCGCACACCGCGGCCGGCGTGATCCTGACGTTGCACGTGGCGGTCACCCTCGGGGAAGGCTATGGGCAGGCCGGGCTGGCGGCGGCGGCGATGACGCTGGGCATCGCGGTGGGTTCGCCGTGGCGTGGCCGGGCGATCGATGTGCAGGGCCTGCGGCGTGCCCTCGTGCCGTCGGTGGTGATGGAGGCACTGGTGTGGTCCCTGGTGCCGTGGGTGCCCTACCCGTGGATGCTCGCCCTCGTGTTCGTGGGCGGGGTGTTCTCCCTGCCGATCTTCTCCGTGGTGCGGCAGGGCCTGGGGGTGCTCACGCACGGACGGCACCGGCAGACCGCGTTCGCGCTGGACTCGATCATCACGGAGACGATCTTCATGATGGGCCCGGCGCTCGGGGCGGTCGTGGCCGCGTCCTGGTCGAGCGCGTGGGGGCTGATGATCGTCGGTTGGTCCGCGGCGCTGGGCGGGCTGCTGCTGATCTGGTTCAATCCGCCGACTCGGTCGACGCAGGTGTCGGGGGTCGGGCCCGAGGCGTACACGGAGGCCGACGACCGGGAGCAGGCGCTCGCGCAGGCGGTGCAGGGCGCACCGATGCACCTGGACGTGACCGCGCCGGATCTGGCGACGGGGGCGATCCCGGTGGTCACGGACGCGATCCCTGCGATCACCGGGTCGATGCCGATGATCGCGCCCGACGGGTCCGGTCCGGTCGCTGCCGGCGTCGATCGGCCGGACGGCGTGACCGCGGTCGGGGAGGGCGCCACCGCCGATGGCGTGGTCGTGACGCGGGCCGAGCGGCTGCGGTTGTGGCGGGTGCGCGCCTTCGGCTGGGTGAGTCCGCCGGCGCTCGCCGTGTTGGTGGTGGCGATGGCGGCCGGCATTGTGCTGGTCGGCACGGAGGTGACGATGGTCGCCGAGCTCGAGCGGGTCGGTCTGGCCGGTTCGGTGGGTGTGGTCTATGCGTTCTGGTGCGGGGCGTCGGCGATCGGAGGCCTGCTCTACGGGGCGTGGGGCAGGGATGTGCCTCCGCTGGTGCTGATGGGCCTGTTCGCGCTGTTCACGGTGCCGATGGCGTTCGTCGATGGGGTGTGGGCGCTCGCGTTCGCGTCGCTGCCCTCGGGTCTGTTGACCTCCCCGACGCTGGCGGCGGCGTCCTCGCGCCTGTCGACGCTGGTGGCGGAGGAGCGTCGCGGCGAGGCGATGGGCTATTACGGGTCGGCGATGACGGCCGGCGCGGCGATGGGCGCCCCGCTGGTGGGGCTGTTCATCGACGCGTTCCACCCGTGGGTGGGCTACCTGGTCGTCGCGGCGGCCGGGCTGGTGCTGGTGTGCGTGGCGGGCGCGCTGACGGTGCTGCGTCGGCGGCGTGTCTCGCGTGCGGCCGGCTGAGTGAGGCGTTCGCCGGGCCCGGTTGGGCGGCAAGGTCAGAGGCGTTCGACGACCACGACGGTGTCGACGAGCGTGTCGTGCTGCCCGTCGGGGCCGGTGGCGGGGCGGTCGCGCTGTTCGGCGATCAGGACGCGCAGCCCGGTGGCGCAGCCTCGGGCACCGATGGTGTCCAGCTCGTCCTGGGGCGAGGGGAAGCGGGCAGGGTCGTCGGCAAACTCGGGCGGAGCCCAGGCAGGGGGAGCGCCGTGCGAGACGACGACGAGGCGTCCTCCGGGGGCCAAGGCGTGGGCGGCGCGCGAGAGGATCCGGGCGCGGTCGAGGGCGACGGGGGATTGCAGGAAGCTGGCGGTCACCAGGTCGAGGCCGCCCGATCCGGCGAGGCGGTCCCAGGCGTCGTCGTCTGCGGAGAGGTCGAGGGCGTGGAAGGCGGCGGTGCCGGTGAGCTTGTGGGCACGGTCCGCGGCGGCCTGGCGGGCGCGGGCGATCGCGTGGGTCGAGATGTCGACCCCGAGGGCGTGCCAGCCGCGGCGGGCGAGGTGGAGGACGTCGCCACCTTCGCCGCAGCCGAGATCGAGGCTGCGGCCAGGTGGCAGCGGGTCAACGAGTGCGGCGGTGGTGGTGTTGACGCGGCCAGACCAGACCTGTCCGTCGCCGTAGCGCTGCTCCCAGAGCTGACGCGGGTCGGTGGCGGCGGGCGGAGCAGAGAGCCCCGTGGGTGCCCGGCCCTGCGCTGCATGGTCGTGTCGGTGGCCGGTCATGCGAGCAGTTCGTGGATGCGGCGCACGAGCGTCTCGGTGAGGGCGGGGTCGTAGCCGGGGTCGGTGGTGTCCATGAACAGGTGCGCGTCGGTGTCGTATTCGAAGAGGTCGGCGGGGTTGTCCGGCTTTTCGGCGGTGGCGGCGTAGGAGCGGGCCAGGGGCAGGGCGGCGTCGATGACGTGCCGGTCCCGGGAGGCCAGGTGTAGCTGGAGGGCGACGTGGGGCATCCAGAGTGGGGCGTAGGCGTTCAGTGGCAGGGCGGCGGAGACGCCGATGCAGGCGCGGAAGGCGGGGACGGTCTGGGCGGCCTTGAAGGCGGGGCGCAGACCGGCTCCGATGCCAGCGATGACGGAGGCGGAACGGTGTTCGGCGGCGGCGGCGATGCCCCGGGCGAGGAACTCGTCGCCGAGGGCCTCGAGGTGGGCCAGGCCGGCGTCGTCGGTGTCGAACACACGTCCGTCGTAGAGGTCCGGGGTGTGCACGGTGTGGCCGCCGGCGGCGATCTGCTCGGCGAGGGCGCGCACGCCGTCGGTGAGGCCGCGGGCGTGGTGGACGAGGATGATCTGGGCCATGGGCTCAGCGTAGTCCCGTGACGGACGCTGGCCCGCTGGGAGCGGAGGCGTCCGAGAGCAGGGCGAGCTGTGCGGGCACTCCCGGCTCGGGGTGCTCCGGGCTGACGTAGACGGCGCGACCGGGCAGGGCGGGGACCCCGATGAGGCGGGGCCAGGCCATGCGGGC
Proteins encoded in this region:
- a CDS encoding MFS transporter, translating into MDFSAYGRLLADGRIRNLLLVGFIARFPHTAAGVILTLHVAVTLGEGYGQAGLAAAAMTLGIAVGSPWRGRAIDVQGLRRALVPSVVMEALVWSLVPWVPYPWMLALVFVGGVFSLPIFSVVRQGLGVLTHGRHRQTAFALDSIITETIFMMGPALGAVVAASWSSAWGLMIVGWSAALGGLLLIWFNPPTRSTQVSGVGPEAYTEADDREQALAQAVQGAPMHLDVTAPDLATGAIPVVTDAIPAITGSMPMIAPDGSGPVAAGVDRPDGVTAVGEGATADGVVVTRAERLRLWRVRAFGWVSPPALAVLVVAMAAGIVLVGTEVTMVAELERVGLAGSVGVVYAFWCGASAIGGLLYGAWGRDVPPLVLMGLFALFTVPMAFVDGVWALAFASLPSGLLTSPTLAAASSRLSTLVAEERRGEAMGYYGSAMTAGAAMGAPLVGLFIDAFHPWVGYLVVAAAGLVLVCVAGALTVLRRRRVSRAAG
- a CDS encoding dienelactone hydrolase family protein, coding for MAQIILVHHARGLTDGVRALAEQIAAGGHTVHTPDLYDGRVFDTDDAGLAHLEALGDEFLARGIAAAAEHRSASVIAGIGAGLRPAFKAAQTVPAFRACIGVSAALPLNAYAPLWMPHVALQLHLASRDRHVIDAALPLARSYAATAEKPDNPADLFEYDTDAHLFMDTTDPGYDPALTETLVRRIHELLA
- a CDS encoding class I SAM-dependent methyltransferase, giving the protein MTGHRHDHAAQGRAPTGLSAPPAATDPRQLWEQRYGDGQVWSGRVNTTTAALVDPLPPGRSLDLGCGEGGDVLHLARRGWHALGVDISTHAIARARQAAADRAHKLTGTAAFHALDLSADDDAWDRLAGSGGLDLVTASFLQSPVALDRARILSRAAHALAPGGRLVVVSHGAPPAWAPPEFADDPARFPSPQDELDTIGARGCATGLRVLIAEQRDRPATGPDGQHDTLVDTVVVVERL